From one Orcinus orca chromosome 10, mOrcOrc1.1, whole genome shotgun sequence genomic stretch:
- the LOC101279725 gene encoding histone H4: MSGRGKGGKGLGKGGAKRHRKVLRDNIQGITKPAIRRLARRGGVKRISGLIYEETRGVLKVFLENVIRDAVTYTEHAKRKTVTAMDVVYALKRQGRTLYGFGG; this comes from the coding sequence ATGTCTGGACGAGGCAAAGGTGGTAAGGGATTAGGGAAGGGGGGCGCTAAGCGGCATCGTAAGGTTTTGCGTGACAACATCCAGGGTATCACCAAGCCCGCCATCCGGCGTCTGGCCCGGCGAGGTGGGGTCAAGCGCATATCTGGCCTGATTTATGAAGAAACCCGTGGGGTACTGAAGGTGTTCTTGGAGAATGTGATCCGAGACGCGGTCACTTACACGGAGCACGCCAAGCGGAAGACCGTCACCGCCATGGACGTAGTGTACGCCCTCAAACGCCAGGGACGCACCCTCTACGGCTTCGGCGGTTAG
- the LOC101279987 gene encoding histone H2B type 1-C/E/F/G/I-like — translation MPEPAKSASAPKKGSKKAVAKAQKKDGKKRKRSRKESYSVYVYKVLKQVHPDTGISSKAMGIMNSFVNDIFERIAGEASRLAHYNKRSTITSREIQTAVRLLLPGELAKHAVSEGTKAVTKYTSSK, via the coding sequence ATGCCTGAACCAGCTAAGTCTGCTTCTGCTCCGAAGAAGGGCTCCAAAAAGGCGGTGGCCAAGGCCCAGAAAAAGGACGGCAAGAAGCGCAAGCGCAGTCGCAAGGAGAGCTACTCCGTGTATGTATACAAGGTGTTGAAGCAGGTTCACCCGGATACCGGTATTTCCTCCAAGGCCATGGGTATCATGAATTCATTTGTCAACGACATCTTCGAGCGCATCGCGGGTGAGGCGTCGCGTCTGGCGCATTACAACAAACGCTCGACCATCACGTCCAGGGAGATCCAGACGGCCGTGCGCCTGTTGTTGCCCGGGGAGTTGGCCAAGCATGCCGTGTCCGAGGGCACCAAGGCTGTTACCAAGTACACCAGCTCCAAATaa
- the LOC101276696 gene encoding histone H2A type 1-like isoform X1, whose amino-acid sequence MSGRGKQGGKVRAKAKTRSSRAGLQFPVGRVHRLLRKGNYAERVGAGAPVYLAAVLEYLTAEILELAGNAARDNKKTRIIPRHLQLAIRNDEELNKLLGKVTIAQGGVLPNIQAVLLPKKTESHHKAKGKFQNQRWRPAVLGLALVVLEVIAP is encoded by the exons ATGTCTGGCCGGGGGAAACAGGGCGGTAAGGTACGTGCCAAGGCGAAGACCCGCTCTTCGCGCGCCGGGCTCCAGTTCCCCGTGGGACGTGTGCACCGCCTGCTCCGCAAGGGCAACTACGCCGAGCGGGTCGGGGCCGGCGCTCCGGTGTACCTGGCGGCGGTGTTGGAGTACCTGACGGCCGAGATCCTGGAGCTGGCGGGCAACGCGGCCCGCGACAATAAGAAGACGCGCATCATCCCGCGTCACCTGCAGTTGGCCATCCGCAACGACGAGGAGCTCAACAAGCTGCTGGGCAAAGTCACCATCGCTCAGGGCGGCGTCCTGCCCAACATCCAGGCTGTACTGCTGCCCAAGAAGACCGAGAGCCACCACAAGGCCAAGG gaaaatttcaaaatcaaagatGGCGTCCGGCGGTCCTGGGACTGGCTCTGGTGGTGCTTGAGGTTATCGCACCGTGA
- the LOC101276696 gene encoding histone H2A type 1-like isoform X2 — protein sequence MSGRGKQGGKVRAKAKTRSSRAGLQFPVGRVHRLLRKGNYAERVGAGAPVYLAAVLEYLTAEILELAGNAARDNKKTRIIPRHLQLAIRNDEELNKLLGKVTIAQGGVLPNIQAVLLPKKTESHHKAKGK from the coding sequence ATGTCTGGCCGGGGGAAACAGGGCGGTAAGGTACGTGCCAAGGCGAAGACCCGCTCTTCGCGCGCCGGGCTCCAGTTCCCCGTGGGACGTGTGCACCGCCTGCTCCGCAAGGGCAACTACGCCGAGCGGGTCGGGGCCGGCGCTCCGGTGTACCTGGCGGCGGTGTTGGAGTACCTGACGGCCGAGATCCTGGAGCTGGCGGGCAACGCGGCCCGCGACAATAAGAAGACGCGCATCATCCCGCGTCACCTGCAGTTGGCCATCCGCAACGACGAGGAGCTCAACAAGCTGCTGGGCAAAGTCACCATCGCTCAGGGCGGCGTCCTGCCCAACATCCAGGCTGTACTGCTGCCCAAGAAGACCGAGAGCCACCACAAGGCCAAGGGCAAGTGA
- the LOC101275935 gene encoding uncharacterized protein LOC101275935, with amino-acid sequence MARTKQTARKSTGGKAPRKQLATKAARKSAPATGGVKKPHRYRPGTVALREIRRYQKSTELLIRKLPFQRLVREIAQDFKTDLRFQSSAVMALQEACEAYLVGLFEDTNLCAIHAKRVTIMPKDIQLARRIRGERAYAWKHLLGAGVLGDSLGTLGHGVLGQLPRQQQTYGRLDLPGGDGRAFVVMRQARRLARDALKDVIDERVHDAHSLRRDTSVRVDLLQHLIHQCLQSLIMARTKQTARKSTGGKAPRKQLATKAARKSAPATGGVKKPHRYRPGTVALREIRRYQKSTELLIRKLPFQRLVREIAQDFKTDLRFQSSAVMALQEACEAYLVGLFEDTNLCAIHAKRVTIMPKDIQLARRIRGERA; translated from the exons ATGGCTCGAACTAAACAAACTGCGCGGAAGTCCACCGGCGGTAAGGCGCCTCGCAAGCAGCTGGCCACCAAGGCGGCCCGCAAGAGCGCGCCGGCCACGGGCGGCGTGAAGAAGCCGCACCGCTACCGGCCCGGCACGGTGGCCCTGCGCGAGATCCGCCGCTACCAGAAGTCCACGGAGCTGCTGATCCGCAAGCTACCGTTCCAGCGCCTGGTGCGCGAGATCGCGCAGGACTTCAAGACCGACCTGCGCTTCCAGAGCTCGGCCGTGATGGCGCTGCAGGAGGCGTGCGAGGCCTACCTGGTGGGGCTCTTCGAGGACACCAACCTGTGTGCCATCCACGCCAAGCGCGTCACCATTATGCCCAAGGACATCCAGCTTGCTCGCCGCATCCGCGGGGAGAGGGCGTA CGCCTGGAAACATTTACTTGGAGCTGGTGTACTTGGTGACAGCCTTGGTACCCTCGGACACGGCGTGCTTGGCCAGCTCCCCAGGCAGCAGCAGACGTACGGCCGTCTGGATCTCCCTGGAGGTGATGGTCGAGCGTTTGTTGTAATGCGCCAGGCGCGACGCCTCGCCCGCGATGCGCTCAAAGATGTCATTGACGAACGAGTTCATGATGCCCATAGCCTTAGACGAGATACCAGTGTCCGGGTGGACCTGCTTCAACACCTTATACAC CAGTGTTTGCAATCTCTCATCATGGCTCGTACTAAGCAGACCGCTCGCAAGTCCACCGGCGGCAAGGCGCCGCGCAAGCAGCTGGCCACCAAGGCGGCCCGCAAGAGCGCGCCGGCCACGGGCGGCGTGAAGAAGCCGCACCGCTACCGGCCCGGCACGGTGGCCCTGCGCGAGATCCGCCGCTACCAGAAGTCCACGGAGCTGCTGATCCGCAAGCTACCGTTCCAGCGCCTGGTGCGCGAGATCGCGCAGGACTTCAAGACCGACCTGCGCTTCCAGAGCTCGGCCGTGATGGCGTTGCAGGAGGCGTGCGAGGCCTACCTGGTGGGGCTCTTCGAGGACACCAACCTGTGTGCCATCCACGCCAAGCGCGTCACCATTATGCCCAAGGACATCCAGCTTGCTCGCCGCATCCGCGGGGAGAGGGCGTAA
- the LOC101276441 gene encoding histone H2B type 1-L-like: MPELAKSAPASKKGSKKAVTKAQKKDGKKRKRSRKESYSVYVYKVLKQVHPDTGISSKAMGIMNSFVNDIFERIAGEASRLAHYNKRSTITSREIQTAVRLLLPGELAKHAVSEGTKAVTKYTSSK, translated from the coding sequence ATGCCTGAGCTGGCCAAATCTGCTCCTGCTTCCAAGAAGGGATCTAAGAAGGCGGTGACCAAGGCGCAGAAGAAGGATGGCAAGAAGCGCAAGCGCAGCCGGAAAGAGAGCTACTCCGTATACGTGTATAAGGTGTTGAAGCAGGTCCACCCGGACACTGGTATCTCGTCTAAGGCTATGGGCATCATGAACTCGTTCGTCAATGACATCTTTGAGCGCATCGCGGGCGAGGCGTCGCGCCTGGCGCATTACAACAAACGCTCGACCATCACCTCCAGGGAGATCCAGACGGCCGTACGTCTGCTGCTGCCTGGGGAGCTGGCCAAGCACGCCGTGTCCGAGGGTACCAAGGCTGTCACCAAGTACACCAGCTCCAAGTAA
- the LOC101275443 gene encoding histone H1.3 gives MSETAPVVPAVPAPTEKTPVKKKTKKTGAAAGKRKASGPPVSELITKAVAASKERSGVSLAALKKALAVAGYDVEKNNSRIKLGLKNLVSKGTLVQTKGTGASGSFKFNKKAATGETKPKAKKAGAAKPKKAAGAAKKPKKATGAATPKKAAKKTPKKTKKPGVAAGAKKVAKSPKKAKAAKPKKAAKSPAKAKASKAKAAKPKATKPKATKAKKAASKKK, from the coding sequence ATGTCGGAGACTGCTCCAGTTGTTCCTGCTGTTCCCGCACCTACAGAGAAAACACCTGTTAAGAAGAAGACGAAGAAAACGGGCGCAGCTGCTGGAAAACGCAAGGCATCCGGGCCCCCGGTGTCCGAGCTCATCACCAAGGCTGTCGCCGCCTCCAAGGAGCGCAGCGGCGTGTCCTTGGCCGCGCTGAAGAAAGCGCTGGCGGTCGCTGGTTATGACGTGGAGAAGAACAACAGCCGCATCAAGCTGGGTCTTAAGAACTTGGTGAGCAAGGGCACCCTGGTGCAGACCAAGGGCACTGGCGCTTCAGGTTCTTTCAAGTTCAACAAAAAGGCGGCCACCGGGGAAACCAAGCCCAAGGCTAAGAAGGCAGGCGCGGCCAAGCCCAAGAAGGCTGCTGGGGCAGCTAAGAAGCCCAAGAAGGCCACGGGCGCGGCTACCCCCAAGAAGGCCGCTAAGAAGACCCCTAAGAAAACCAAGAAACCGGGGGTGGCTGCTGGGGCCAAGAAGGTGGCCAAGAGCCCGAAAAAGGCGAAGGCAGCCAAGCCGAAGAAGGCAGCTAAGAGTCCGGCCAAGGCCAAGGCCTCCAAAGCCAAGGCAGCCAAGCCTAAAGCTACCAAACCCAAGGCTACAAAGGCGAAGAAGGCGGCCTCCAAGAAGAAGTAA
- the LOC117202671 gene encoding histone H4 yields MSGRGKGGKGLGKGGAKRHRKVLRDNIQGITKPAIRRLARRGGVKRISGLIYEETRGVLKVFLENVIRDAVTYTEHAKRKTVTAMDVVYALKRQGRTLYGFGG; encoded by the coding sequence ATGTCTGGCCGAGGCAAGGGTGGAAAGGGTCTGGGAAAGGGGGGCGCCAAGCGTCATCGTAAAGTTCTCCGTGACAACATCCAGGGCATCACCAAGCCTGCTATCCGCCGTCTCGCCCGGCGTGGTGGTGTGAAGCGTATTTCTGGTCTTATCTATGAGGAGACCCGCGGGGTGCTGAAGGTGTTCTTGGAGAATGTAATCCGCGACGCTGTCACCTATACCGAGCACGCCAAGCGCAAGACTGTCACCGCCATGGACGTGGTTTACGCGCTCAAACGCCAGGGACGCACTCTCTACGGCTTCGGCGGCTAA
- the LOC101277201 gene encoding histone H4 produces MSGRGKGGKGLGKGGAKRHRKVLRDNIQGITKPAIRRLARRGGVKRISGLIYEETRGVLKVFLENVIRDAVTYTEHAKRKTVTAMDVVYALKRQGRTLYGFGG; encoded by the coding sequence ATGTCTGGACGGGGCAAGGGCGGGAAAGGCCTGGGCAAAGGGGGCGCTAAGCGTCACCGCAAGGTTCTGCGTGATAACATCCAGGGCATCACCAAGCCCGCCATCCGCCGTCTGGCCCGGCGTGGCGGTGTGAAGCGCATTTCCGGCCTCATCTACGAGGAGACTCGCGGGGTGCTGAAGGTGTTCCTGGAAAACGTAATACGGGACGCTGTCACCTACACCGAGCACGCCAAGCGCAAGACTGTTACCGCCATGGACGTAGTCTATGCGCTCAAGCGCCAGGGGCGCACTCTCTATGGCTTCGGCGGCTAA
- the LOC101277922 gene encoding histone H4, with protein MSGRGKGGKGLGKGGAKRHRKVLRDNIQGITKPAIRRLARRGGVKRISGLIYEETRGVLKVFLENVIRDAVTYTEHAKRKTVTAMDVVYALKRQGRTLYGFGG; from the coding sequence ATGTCTGGACGTGGCAAAGGCGGGAAGGGCTTGGGTAAAGGAGGCGCCAAGCGCCACCGCAAAGTCCTGCGGGATAACATTCAAGGGATCACAAAACCTGCAATCCGTCGCCTGGCTCGTCGCGGTGGAGTAAAGCGCATCTCAGGTCTTATTTATGAGGAGACCCGCGGGGTTCTGAAAGTGTTTCTGGAGAACGTAATTCGGGACGCGGTCACCTATACCGAGCACGCCAAGCGCAAGACTGTCACGGCCATGGACGTGGTCTACGCGCTCAAGCGCCAGGGACGCACTCTCTACGGATTTGGCGGTTAA